Proteins found in one Vespula pensylvanica isolate Volc-1 chromosome 10, ASM1446617v1, whole genome shotgun sequence genomic segment:
- the LOC122632557 gene encoding protein ERGIC-53, producing MKMAAEVRWLLVFLAFLTFTLVFADIPHRKFEYKYSFKPPYLAQKDRSVPFWEYGGNAIASAENVRVAPSLRSQKGAIWMKQPINFDWWEVDLMFRITGRGRIGADGLAFWYTGAKGAYNGTVFGSSDQWNGLGVFFDSFDNDNKHNNPYIMAVQNDGTKIFDHANDGTTQLLAGCLRDFRNKPFATRARIEYYQNVLTLFFHSGMTNNDQDYETCFRVENVILPKSGYFGVSAATGGLADDHDVIHFLTTSLHPPGQLPTDSYKVSVEDQVKLSQEYQDYQKKLEQQKEEYHREHPDQRREKDEFEEYFETDNQRELRQIFSGQSQMFNVLRELSRKLDEIVGRQERTISLISQVQVGGVGGQGQPIQLIDTIRRQEVDAVLKNQNILISTVQEIRSFIGDVNSKSDNILNNQARNPTAQVQPMGYDYQAIISEMRDRLNVLMRDIAQTNTKLADCPTTNCLTTMMFLLFVAIQMIILLAYSLYRDNKEAQAKKFY from the exons ATGAAGATGGCTGCCGAGGTGAGGTGGCTCTTAGTATTTCTCGCATTTCTAACATTTACTCTTGTTTTCGCCGATATTCCTCATCGAAAATTTGAGTATAAATACTCCTTTAAGCCACCATATCTCGCGCAAAAGGATAGATCAGTACCTTTTTGGGAATATGGAGGAA atGCTATTGCAAGTGCAGAAAACGTTAGAGTAGCCCCATCACTAAGAAGTCAAAAGG GTGCAATATGGATGAAACAACCAATTAACTTTGATTGGTGGGAAGTGGACTTAATGTTCAGAATTACTGGTCGTGGTAGAATAGGTGCGGATGGTTTAGCATTTTGGTATACTGGTGCCAAGGGTGCTTATAATGGCACCGTTTTTGGTAGTTCTGATCAATGGAACGGCCTTGGAGTTTTCTTTGACTCCTTTGATAATGacaataaacataataatccATATATTATGGCTGTGCAAAATGATGGCACAAAAATTTTTGATCACGCCAA CGATGGTACAACACAATTACTGGCAGGTTGTTTAAGAGATTTTCGTAACAAACCTTTTGCAACACGCGCAAGAATAGAATATTACCAGAATGTATTAACG TTATTTTTCCATAGTGGTATGACAAATAACGATCAAGATTATGAGACTTGTTTCCGTGtggaaaatgtaattttaccAAAGTCTGGATATTTTGGTGTGTCAGCAGCTACAG GTGGTTTGGCTGATGATCACGATGTAATACATTTCTTAACAACATCTTTACATCCACCTGGTCAATTACCTACAGATAGTTACAAAGTTTCTGTGGAAGATCAAGTTAAATTAAGTCAAGAATATCAAGATTACCAAAAAAAATTGGAAcaacaaaaggaagaatatcacag AGAACATCCGGACcaacgtagagagaaagatgaatttGAAGAATATTTCGAGACAGACAATCAGAGAGAATTGAGACAGATTTTCTCTGGTCAAAGTCAAATGTTCAATGTCTTAAGAGAACTTAGCAGGAAGCTAGATGAAATTGTTGGAAGacaagaaagaacgataagtTTAATTTCACAAGTTCAAGTGGGTG gaGTAGGAGGACAAGGACAGCCAATTCAGTTAATAGATACAATTCGTCGGCAAGAAGTTGATGCTGttcttaaaaatcaaaatattttaatcagtACTGTTCAAGAAATTAGATCTTTTATAGGCGATGTTAATTCTAAATCAgataacattttaaataatcaagcACGTAATCCAACGGCtcaa gtGCAACCAATGGGTTATGATTATCAAGCAATAATATCTGAAATGCGGGATAGACTTAACGTATTGATGAGAGATATTGCACAAACTAATACAAAATTAGCAGATTGTCCAACAACAAATTGTTTAACAACAATGATGTTCCTTTTATTTGTGGCTAtacaaatgataatattattagcaTACAGTTTATATCG GGATAACAAAGAAGCACAGgctaaaaagttttattag
- the LOC122632560 gene encoding vesicle transport through interaction with t-SNAREs homolog 1A isoform X2 has protein sequence MASLIDNYEQQYAVLTADITAKIGRIRVQSGSEKRAFIQDVDREIEEAQELLEQMELEVRGMSGNARDRLRGRVESHRAELKRLTQEFQSAKRPNEDVIDIAAEESWEGNVTEDQKKRLLDASDRIDRTGRTLQNGYRMVLETEEIGSQVLKDLHDQRETIQRGRGRVSYIIYTYICIHTYISVYIYIYIYIYIDVKNHHKICKGIF, from the exons ATGGCGTCGCTCATTGACAACTACGAACAACAATACGCTGTTTTGACAGCTGACATCACTGCAAAAATCGGGAGAATAAGAGTTCAAAGCGGTA GTGAGAAAAGAGCATTTATTCAAGATGTTGATCGGGAAATCGAAGAAGCTCAAGAATtg CTTGAGCAAATGGAACTGGAAGTTCGTGGGATGAGTGGAAATGCCCGTGACCGTTTACGTGGTCGTGTGGAAAGTCATAGGGCggaattaaaacgattaacaCAAGAATTTCAGTCAGCAAAAAGACCAAACGAGGATGTTATTGATATAGCTGCAGAAGAGTCATGGGAAGGCAATGTAACAGAAgatcagaaaaaaagattattagatGCTTCTGACAGAATAGATAGAACTGGAAGAACATTGCAGAATGGTTATCGCATGGTACTAGAGACTGAAGAAATTGGTTCGCAAGTTCTAAAAGATTTACATgatcaaagagaaacgatacaAAGAGGTCGAGGACGGgttagttatattatatatacatatatatgtatacatacatatatatctg tatatatatatatatatatatatatatatatagacgtaaAAAATCATCACAAAATTTGCAAgggaatattttaa
- the LOC122632560 gene encoding vesicle transport through interaction with t-SNAREs homolog 1A isoform X1, with amino-acid sequence MASLIDNYEQQYAVLTADITAKIGRIRVQSGSEKRAFIQDVDREIEEAQELLEQMELEVRGMSGNARDRLRGRVESHRAELKRLTQEFQSAKRPNEDVIDIAAEESWEGNVTEDQKKRLLDASDRIDRTGRTLQNGYRMVLETEEIGSQVLKDLHDQRETIQRGRGRLRDTDAELGRGSRLLSGMIVRSLQQRLILAVVALALIIVMCFVVYYSFKSKS; translated from the exons ATGGCGTCGCTCATTGACAACTACGAACAACAATACGCTGTTTTGACAGCTGACATCACTGCAAAAATCGGGAGAATAAGAGTTCAAAGCGGTA GTGAGAAAAGAGCATTTATTCAAGATGTTGATCGGGAAATCGAAGAAGCTCAAGAATtg CTTGAGCAAATGGAACTGGAAGTTCGTGGGATGAGTGGAAATGCCCGTGACCGTTTACGTGGTCGTGTGGAAAGTCATAGGGCggaattaaaacgattaacaCAAGAATTTCAGTCAGCAAAAAGACCAAACGAGGATGTTATTGATATAGCTGCAGAAGAGTCATGGGAAGGCAATGTAACAGAAgatcagaaaaaaagattattagatGCTTCTGACAGAATAGATAGAACTGGAAGAACATTGCAGAATGGTTATCGCATGGTACTAGAGACTGAAGAAATTGGTTCGCAAGTTCTAAAAGATTTACATgatcaaagagaaacgatacaAAGAGGTCGAGGACGG TTACGAGACACGGATGCAGAGCTAGGACGTGGATCTCGTTTATTATCAGGGATGATCGTACGAAGTCTTCAACAAAGATTAATTTTAGCAGTAGTAGCTTTAGCATTAATAATAGTCATGTGTTTTGTGGTGTATTATAGCTTTAAGtctaaaagttaa